The nucleotide window GCACTCTGCTCCCTGAGGTGCGAGCGCAGCACCGCCCTCTGCTCCCTGAGGTGCGAGCGCAGCGAGCCTCGAAGGGAAGGGACACAACGGATTCACCGCAGTACACAGCCGAGAACAACGAACGAAAGGCAGGACGACCATGGCCAAGGAGTTGCGCTACAACGCCGAAGCGCGGCTGCGCCTCGAGCGAGGGGTCAACGCACTCGCCGACGCGGTCAAGGTGACGCTGGGACCGAAGGGACGCAACGCCGTTCTGGAGAAGCTCACCGGCCCCCCGACCATCACCAACGACGGGGTGACCATCGCCCGCGAGATCCAGTTGCGCGACCCGTTCGCCAACATGGGCGCCCAGCTGGTCAAAGAGGTGGCGATGAAGACCAACGGGGTCGTCGGTGACGGCACCACCACCGCGACCGTGCTGGCGCAGGCGATGGTTCGCGAGGGTCTGCGCGCGGTCGAACAGGGTGCCAACCCGATGCGCGTGCGGCGCGGTATCGAACGTGCAATCTCGACTGTGATCGAGTCGCTGTCGGAACAGTCCGTCGCACTCGGCGGTCGCGGAGACCTCGAGCGCATCGCCACCCTCGCCGCCAGTGATGACGAGGTGATCGGGTCGGCGATCGCCTCGGCCGTCGAGTACGTGGGCCGCAACGGCGTCATCACGACCGAGGAGAGCGACGCGCTCGGGCTCGGCGTCGACGTGGTCGACGGCATCGAGTTCGACCACGGGTACATCTCGGGCTACATGGTCACCGATCACGAACGGATGGAAGCCGTTCTCGACAACCCGGTGGTCCTGCTCACGAACAAGAAGATCACCACGGTGCAGGAGATCATGCCCAGCATCGAGGCGGCCAAGCGCGCCGACCGTCCGCTGCTGGTCCTCGCCGAGGACGTCGACGGTCCGGCACTGCAACTCCTCGTCGGCGGCAACATGCACAAGACGATGCAGTCGGTGGTGGTCCGCGCCCCGGGCTTCGGCCATCGGCGCGTCGCCGAACTCGAGGATCTCGCCGTGGCGCTGGGTGGTCATGTGATCGCCAAGGACACCGGCCTGGAGTTGTCGGAGGTGTCGGCCGATCATCTGGGCCAGTGCGACCGGGTCACCGTCACCGAGGATGCCACGACGATCGTCGGCGCACGTGGTGAGCAGAGTCTCGTCGACGCGCGTGTCGCCCAGCTCGAAGCACAGCACGCCCGTGCCCGGATCGACGCCGACCGCGACAGCCTGGAGCTCCGGATCGCGCGGCTGACCGGCAGGGTTGCGGTGATCCGGGTCGGCGGGGTCACCAGCGTCGAACTCAAGGAACGCATGCTCCGTGTGGAAGACGCGCTCGCAGCCACTCGTGCTGCAGTGGAGGACGGCATCGTCTCCGGGGGCGGGACGGCCCTTGCCCAGGCGCACCGGGCCCTGGACTCGCTCGCCGACGTGTCGGGTGACGAGGGCGTCGGCGTCGACGTGGTCCGCCGATCCCTGGCCGAACCCCTCTTCTGGATCGCCACCAACGCCGGGTTCGACGGCGACGAGGTGGTACGCGTCGTGACCGGACTGCCGCTGGGCCATGGCTTCAACGCGATGAGCGGTGGCTACGGCGACATGTTCGACGAGGGTGTCATCGATCCGGCGAAGGTCACCAAGGCCGCGCTGGAGAGCGCGGCGTCCATCGCCGCCCTGTTGATCACCACGGAGACCGCGGTCGTCGAGGAGGTCCTGACTCATCCGGGCGCCATCGAGGCACCCGGCTTCGGCGACCTCGCCGAGGGGATGGTCCGGCCGTCGAACATCTACTAGAGCGCGCATCACCTGAACCGCCACCGGCCGGCCCACGCCGGTCGGTGGCCACCGACCCCGGCGGGGACGTCACCGCACAACGGTGACGTCGGGCCGGTCGCGACCGGAATTCGTTCTCGGCGTCGATCGCGGCCGGCCCACTGCCGAGCCGGGGTCGGCTGCGCGCGGACACATGCGTGCCCGGAAGCGGGTCGGTTCGCCGGATCGGTACCAGGTTCGACGCCCGCGACCAGCACTTACTCTGTACACTGCGGATGATGTGAGACGTACATCACAGTAGGGAGTTGTCCACCGCGGTGAAGCATCAGCCCACAGCCCAGGCCCGGAATTCGACCACCTTCGTCGCTCGCGCACGCGAACGCTTCCTGAGCGACGACGGAATCCCCGACGACCGCATCGACGGCACGGTCCGAGACGCCATCTCCACCTCGTGGCGGCGCTCGCGGTCGTTCAAGGTGCAGGCAGACCGCCTCGAATTGCCTTTTGTCCGTGAACCGAACACCGACAGCCCCCTCATGAGCGCCGCGCGGCCGGTGCTCGATCAACTCGCCGTCGATCTGTCGGACGAACCTGTGAGCATCATCCTCACCTCGCCCGACGGTGTCGTGCTCTCCCGCGCGGCCGGCAGCGGTGAACTGCTCACCCAACTCGACGCCGTATCCCTCGCTCCCGGTTACAGCTACAGCGAGGAACACGCCGGCACCAACGGGATCGGAACCGCACTGGAGACGAGGCAGGCGACACTCGTCACCGGCGCCGAACACTATGCGGGCTGCCTCGCCCAGCTGAGCTGCGCCGGGGTCCCGATACGGAATCCGTTCTCCGGCGGCATCGTCGGCGCACTCGATCTCACCGGCTGGGTGGAAGAGGGCGGTTCACTTCTTCTCTCGCTGGCCAAGTCGGCCACCGTCCAGATCGAGCAACAGATGCTGACGAACGCCAGTGAGCGCGAATCACGGCTTCTCGCAGCCTATCTCGCAACCTGCCGACGGGCTCCCCAGATGATGGTCCTCGCACTCGCCGCCGACGTCGTGCTGATGAACCGCCGCCTCCGTCAGAGCATCGATCCACAGGACCAGGTGTCGATGCTCGAGCACGCGGTGGACCTGACCCTCGACACCGGCGCCGCCCGACGCGTCAACACCCTGCCCAGCGGCCGCACCGTCCGGTTGGCACCGGTCGCCGAGTTCTCCGACAACGACGCCGGCATCGCGGTCTTCCACGTGCACCTGATGGATCCAGGGTCGTTTCCCGAGCCACGGCGCCGACCGACGACGGCAGCCACGCTGCCCGGCATCGTCGGCCGCAGCTCGTCATGGCGAGAATGCTGCGATCGCATCGCCCAGCACGTCGGAGCCGGCCGCTGGATCGCGGTGTCGGGCGAGCGCGGGAGCGGCCGGGCTGCGGTGCTACGCGCGGCCGCGGGCCAGTACCGCCGTGGCACCATACGCGTCTTCTCCGCCGAGGACTTCTCCGACGCCGACACCCTCGACAGTTTCGGTACCGAGATCGAGCGCGACGACTTCGCCATCATCCTGCGCGACATCGACGAGTTCGACGACGACATGCTGTTCGACGTCGCCGACGTGCTGCAGGGGCGCGAACACGCAGGATGGCTCGGAATAACCCTCGGCAACGTCGACACCTTGCCCGCCCTGGGCGCGACCCTGCTGCCGTTCTTCTCCCACACCGTGGAGGTGCCGCCACTCCGGCACCGCATCGAAGACCTACAGGTCCTGGTACCCGCCATCCTCCGACAACTCACCCGGGGAAAGGAACTCCCGGTCGCCCCGGACGCGATGCGACAGCTCAGCAAGTACACCTGGCCCGGCAACGTCGCCGAACTGCGGCAGGCCCTGCGCGACGTGGTCACCCATCACCGGTCCGGGACGATCACGGTCAAACAGCTTCCCCCGACCTATCGGGCGCAGAGCCGACACACCCTCACCCGCATCGAGGCGCTCGAACGGGACGCCATCGTGCGCAGCCTCGAGGAGAACGGTCACAACAAACTGGCCGCCGCCCACGCGCTGGGCATCTCCCGCGCGACGATCTACCGAAAGATCAAAGAGTTCGGCATCGACGTGTGACGGCGCGACCCGGCGTCGTCGGTCCGCACGCAGCCCGGCGCCGAGCCGAGCCGGGGTGTGTCGTCGTGTCCTGGTCCGGCCGGGGCATGATGGACGAGCGGCGGACATTCAGATACCGGCGCCCGCCGCCCGATCGACGAGGAATTTGCGATGAGCACACCCATGTCCCGCCGGGACCTCGAGTTCCTGCTGTACGAATGGCTCGATGTCGAGTCCCTGACCTCGCGCGACCGGTTCGCCGCGCACTCACGCGAGACCTTCGACGCCGTACTCGAACTCAGCGCCGACATCGCGATGAAGTGCTTCGCACCCGCCAACAAGATCGGCGACGCCAACGAGCCCTACATCGGCGACGACGGCAAGGTCGTGCTGCCCGACGAGATCGTCGCCGGGCTCGCCGAGTACCGCAAGGCAGGCCTGATCTCCGCCTCCTTCGACGAGGAACTCGGCGGCATGCAATTGCCGACCGTCATCCGCCAGGCATCGGCCGTGTGGTTCCAGGCCGCCAACGCCGCCATGTCGTCGTACAACTTCCTCACCATGGGCAACGCCAACCTGCTCGCCGAATACGCCACCGAGGAGCAGCGCGAGACCTGGGTCCGTCCCCTCGTCGAAGGCCGCTTCTCCGGCACGATGTGCCTGTCCGAACCGCAGGCCGGGTCGTCGCTGGCCGACATCACCACCAAGGCCGAACCCGCAGGCGACGGCACCTACCGGATCACCGGCACCAAGATGTGGATCTCGGCCGGCGACCACGAACTCACCGAGAACATCGTCCACCTCGTCCTGGCGAAGATCCCCGGTGGTGGCCCCGGCGTCAAGGGCATCTCACTGTTCATCGTGCCCAAGTACCTCGCCGACGGGACCCGCAACGACGTCGCGCTCGTCGGCCTCAACCACAAGATGGGCAACCGCGCCACCACCAACACCCTGCTCAACTTCGGCGACGGCACGTTCGCCGCCGACCCGACATCCGGCGCTGTTGGTTACCTGGTCGGCGAGGAGCACCGCGGCCTCTCCTACATGTTCCACATGATGAACGAGGCGCGCATCGGTGTCGGATTCCTCGCCACCGCACTGGGTTACGCCGGTTACCGGGCCTCACTCGAGTACGCGAAAGTGCGCACGCAAGGCCGGCCCGTCGACCAGAAAGACCCCTCGACCAAGCCGGTCCCGATCATCGAACACGCCGACGTGCGCCGCATGCTGCTCGCCCAGAAGTCCTATGTCGAGGGCTCTCTCGCGTTCGGGCTGTACTGCAGCACCCTCGTCGACGAGGCGGCGACCGCGACCGACCCCGCCGAACGCGATCGGTTGAACCTGTTGCTCGAGGTGCTCACCCCGATCGCGAAGAGCTGGCCCTCCCAATGGTGTCTCGAGGCCAACAGCCTCGCGATCCAGGTCCACGGCGGTTACGGCTACACCCGCGAATTCGACGTCGAACAGTACTACCGGGACAACCGGCTCAACCCGATCCACGAAGGCGCACACGGCATCCACGGACTCGACCTCCTCGGGCGCAAGGTGATCATGCAGGGCGGCGCCGGACTCGCCGGCCTGGCCCAGACCATCGAGACCACCGTCGGACGCGCACGTGGGGTCGACGGACTCGCCGATCACGCCGAGGCGCTGCACTCCGCGGTGGACCGCCTGGTGAAGGTGACCGCCCACATCTGGTCGGCAGGCGACCCCAAGCTGTCACTGGCCAACGCGACCGTCTACCTGGAGACGGCCGGACACATCGTGATCGCCTGGATGTGGCTCGAGCAGCTCCTCGCGGTCGGCACCCGGACCGGCGATTTCTACGACGGCAAACGTGCTGCCGCGCAGTACTTCTTCCGGTATGAGCTCCCCAAGACCGGTCCCCAGCTCGACCTGCTGACCGCCCTCGACCGCACGACTCTCGACGTCGAACCCGCCTGGTTCTGACGCCTTTTCCTGCCGGCCGGCGCACCGCGTCGGACGTCTTGCCGAGTACCCAAGGGAGACAACGATGTCCGTGATGGATCTGTTCGACACCACCGGCAAGGTGGTCATCGTGACCGGCGCCTCGTCCGGGCTGGGGGTCTCGTTCGCGCGTGGCTTCGCCGAGGCCGGCGCGGACGTGGTGCTCGCCGCCCGGCGGGCGGAGAAGCTCGCCGACACCGCCGCGGCGGTCGAGGCGCTGGGACGCAAGGCGCTGGTGGTGCCCGCCGACGTGGCCGACCCCGACCAGTGTCAGCGCGTCGTCGACGCCGCGATGGAAACCTTCGGCAAGGTCGATGTGCTCATCAACAACGCCGGTGTCGGGACGGCATTCCCCGCGACCCGCGAGACACCCGAACAGTTCCGCGGGGTCATCGACGTCAACCTCAACGGCTCCTACTGGATGGCCCAGGCCTGCGGGCGGGTCATGCAGCCGGGTAGCGCGATCATCAACATCTCGTCGATCCTGGGCATCACCACGGCCGGCTTGCCGCAGGCGGCCTACGCCGCGAGCAAGGCAGGAGTCATCGGTCTCACCCGCGATCTCGCCCAGCAGTGGGGCGCGCGCAAGGGCATTCGCGTCAACGCCATCGCCCCCGGTTTCTTCGAGAGCGAGATGACCGACACCTATCAGCCGGGGTACCTCGACTCCCAGATGCCACGGGTCCTGCTCGGCCGGACCGGACACGGGGAAGAGCTCGCGGCCACCGCGATCTGGCTGGCCTCGGCCGCCGCCGGATACGTCACCGGCCAGACACTCCCCGTCGACGGCGGGATCACGGTCACCTAGCGCGACGTCGGTCCGACGGCGACACCGGCTCTTCCACAACTAGACTGACGGCAATGGACCCCTCATCTGATCCACCGCTGCCGGCGCACTCCGAGGTACACCCGACCCTGCGCGAGCCGGCGAACCGGGTCGATCCGCGCGCCAAGACCCTGTGGCGCATCGGCCCTCTCGTCCTCGGTGTACTCGGCGTCGTCGCCGCCGTCGTGGTGGCCGTGGTCGTCGACGAGGCGCGTTGGGCCGCGGTGCTCGGGGCCATTCTCATCGCCGTGCTCGCAGTCGTCTACACCGCTGTCGTCCCGGTGTGGCGCTACCGTTTTCACCGGTGGGAGGTCAGCGACGACGCGGTGTACTCGCAATCGGGCTGGTTCGTCCGGCACCGCGTGATCATCCCGATCGCCCGAATACAGGTGGTGGACACCGAGGCCGGCCCGTTCGAGCAGCTCCTCGGGCTGGCGACGCTCACCGTCACCACGGCGTCGTCGGCCGGCACCATCCACATCGCCGGCCTCGACGCCGAGGTCGCGCGGACGACCGCCGCCGACCTGACCATCCGCACACAGGCTTTCACCGATGACGCGACCTGAGCCGTTCGCCGTCGACGGGC belongs to Gordonia sp. KTR9 and includes:
- the groL gene encoding chaperonin GroEL (60 kDa chaperone family; promotes refolding of misfolded polypeptides especially under stressful conditions; forms two stacked rings of heptamers to form a barrel-shaped 14mer; ends can be capped by GroES; misfolded proteins enter the barrel where they are refolded when GroES binds), producing the protein MAKELRYNAEARLRLERGVNALADAVKVTLGPKGRNAVLEKLTGPPTITNDGVTIAREIQLRDPFANMGAQLVKEVAMKTNGVVGDGTTTATVLAQAMVREGLRAVEQGANPMRVRRGIERAISTVIESLSEQSVALGGRGDLERIATLAASDDEVIGSAIASAVEYVGRNGVITTEESDALGLGVDVVDGIEFDHGYISGYMVTDHERMEAVLDNPVVLLTNKKITTVQEIMPSIEAAKRADRPLLVLAEDVDGPALQLLVGGNMHKTMQSVVVRAPGFGHRRVAELEDLAVALGGHVIAKDTGLELSEVSADHLGQCDRVTVTEDATTIVGARGEQSLVDARVAQLEAQHARARIDADRDSLELRIARLTGRVAVIRVGGVTSVELKERMLRVEDALAATRAAVEDGIVSGGGTALAQAHRALDSLADVSGDEGVGVDVVRRSLAEPLFWIATNAGFDGDEVVRVVTGLPLGHGFNAMSGGYGDMFDEGVIDPAKVTKAALESAASIAALLITTETAVVEEVLTHPGAIEAPGFGDLAEGMVRPSNIY
- a CDS encoding sigma-54-dependent Fis family transcriptional regulator; this translates as MKHQPTAQARNSTTFVARARERFLSDDGIPDDRIDGTVRDAISTSWRRSRSFKVQADRLELPFVREPNTDSPLMSAARPVLDQLAVDLSDEPVSIILTSPDGVVLSRAAGSGELLTQLDAVSLAPGYSYSEEHAGTNGIGTALETRQATLVTGAEHYAGCLAQLSCAGVPIRNPFSGGIVGALDLTGWVEEGGSLLLSLAKSATVQIEQQMLTNASERESRLLAAYLATCRRAPQMMVLALAADVVLMNRRLRQSIDPQDQVSMLEHAVDLTLDTGAARRVNTLPSGRTVRLAPVAEFSDNDAGIAVFHVHLMDPGSFPEPRRRPTTAATLPGIVGRSSSWRECCDRIAQHVGAGRWIAVSGERGSGRAAVLRAAAGQYRRGTIRVFSAEDFSDADTLDSFGTEIERDDFAIILRDIDEFDDDMLFDVADVLQGREHAGWLGITLGNVDTLPALGATLLPFFSHTVEVPPLRHRIEDLQVLVPAILRQLTRGKELPVAPDAMRQLSKYTWPGNVAELRQALRDVVTHHRSGTITVKQLPPTYRAQSRHTLTRIEALERDAIVRSLEENGHNKLAAAHALGISRATIYRKIKEFGIDV
- a CDS encoding acyl-CoA dehydrogenase; amino-acid sequence: MSTPMSRRDLEFLLYEWLDVESLTSRDRFAAHSRETFDAVLELSADIAMKCFAPANKIGDANEPYIGDDGKVVLPDEIVAGLAEYRKAGLISASFDEELGGMQLPTVIRQASAVWFQAANAAMSSYNFLTMGNANLLAEYATEEQRETWVRPLVEGRFSGTMCLSEPQAGSSLADITTKAEPAGDGTYRITGTKMWISAGDHELTENIVHLVLAKIPGGGPGVKGISLFIVPKYLADGTRNDVALVGLNHKMGNRATTNTLLNFGDGTFAADPTSGAVGYLVGEEHRGLSYMFHMMNEARIGVGFLATALGYAGYRASLEYAKVRTQGRPVDQKDPSTKPVPIIEHADVRRMLLAQKSYVEGSLAFGLYCSTLVDEAATATDPAERDRLNLLLEVLTPIAKSWPSQWCLEANSLAIQVHGGYGYTREFDVEQYYRDNRLNPIHEGAHGIHGLDLLGRKVIMQGGAGLAGLAQTIETTVGRARGVDGLADHAEALHSAVDRLVKVTAHIWSAGDPKLSLANATVYLETAGHIVIAWMWLEQLLAVGTRTGDFYDGKRAAAQYFFRYELPKTGPQLDLLTALDRTTLDVEPAWF
- a CDS encoding SDR family NAD(P)-dependent oxidoreductase, whose translation is MSVMDLFDTTGKVVIVTGASSGLGVSFARGFAEAGADVVLAARRAEKLADTAAAVEALGRKALVVPADVADPDQCQRVVDAAMETFGKVDVLINNAGVGTAFPATRETPEQFRGVIDVNLNGSYWMAQACGRVMQPGSAIINISSILGITTAGLPQAAYAASKAGVIGLTRDLAQQWGARKGIRVNAIAPGFFESEMTDTYQPGYLDSQMPRVLLGRTGHGEELAATAIWLASAAAGYVTGQTLPVDGGITVT
- a CDS encoding PH domain-containing protein, encoding MDPSSDPPLPAHSEVHPTLREPANRVDPRAKTLWRIGPLVLGVLGVVAAVVVAVVVDEARWAAVLGAILIAVLAVVYTAVVPVWRYRFHRWEVSDDAVYSQSGWFVRHRVIIPIARIQVVDTEAGPFEQLLGLATLTVTTASSAGTIHIAGLDAEVARTTAADLTIRTQAFTDDAT